The following proteins come from a genomic window of Triticum aestivum cultivar Chinese Spring chromosome 6A, IWGSC CS RefSeq v2.1, whole genome shotgun sequence:
- the LOC123128423 gene encoding endoglucanase 7, with protein MRSGSTPWLRAALLLVLAVLLAAVAAAEGSKSGSGDGKAHNYEEALRKSLLYFEAQRSGRLPHGQRVPWRDHSGLTDGLEQGVDLVGGYYDAGDHVKFGLPMAFTVTMLSWSMLEYGDDVAAAGELAHALEAIKWGTDYFIKAHTQPDELWAEVGDGDTDHYCWQRPEDMTTSRQAYKVDRDHPGSDVAGETAAAMAAASMVFRKSNPHYAHLLLHHAQQLFEFADGYRGQYDSSIAEVKSYYASVSGYKDELLWAALWLHRATGKAAYLDYVVDNAHDFGGTGWAITEFSWDVKYAGVQILAARLLLRGEHTAEQKSTLERYQAKAEHYVCACLGRNAQAGGEDANVERSPGGMLYIRQWNNMQYVTNAAFLLSTYADYLAEAGVGTVTCAGGGTAGAGEVAALARAQTDYVLGTNPRGVSYLVGYGPKYPARVHHRAASIVPYKHSKQFIGCSQGFDHWFGRRSSNPNVLVGAIVGGPDRRDRFRDNRDNYMQTEACTYNTAPMVGMFAKLNRMAREEREEREQRAATARSGTAAEV; from the exons ATGAGATCAGGGAGCACCCCATGGCTGCGGGCGGCGCTGCTGCTAGTGCTGGCGGTGCTGctggccgcggtggcggcggcggaggggagcaAGAGCGGGAGCGGCGACGGCAAGGCGCACAACTACGAGGAGGCGCTGCGGAAGAGCCTGCTCTACTTCGAGGCGCAGCGGTCGGGGCGGCTGCCGCACGGGCAGCGCGTGCCGTGGCGCGACCACTCGGGCCTCACCGACGGGCTGGAGCAGGGGGTGGACCTGGTGGGCGGCTactacgacgccggcgaccacgtcAAGTTCGGCCTGCCCATGGCCTTCACCGTCACCATGCTCTCCTGGAGCATGCTCGAGTACGGGGACGACGTCGCGGCCgccggcgagctcgcgcacgcgcTCGAGGCCATCAAGTGGGGCACCGACTACTTCATCAAGGCGCACACGCAGCCCGACGAGCTGTGGGCCGAG GTGGGGGACGGCGACACGGACCACTACTGCTGGCAGCGGCCGGAGGACATGACGACGTCGCGGCAGGCGTACAAGGTCGACCGCGACCACCCCGGCTCCGACGTCGCCGGCGAgacggccgccgccatggccgccgcctccatGGTCTTCCGCAAGTCCAACCCGCACTACGCCCACCTCCTCCTGCACCACGCCCAGCAG CTGTTCGAGTTCGCGGACGGGTACAGGGGCCAATACGACAGCAGCATCGCGGAGGTGAAGAGCTACTACGCGTCGGTGAGCGGGTACAAGGACGAGCTGCTGTGGGCCGCCCTGTGGCTCCACCGCGCCACCGGCAAGGCCGCCTAcctcgactacgtcgtcgacaacgccCACGACTTCGGCGGCACCGGCTGGGCCATCACCGAGTTCAGCTGGGACGTCAAGTACGCCGGCGTCCAGATCCTCGCCGCCAGA CTGCTGCTGAGGGGGGAGCACACGGCGGAGCAGAAGAGCACGCTGGAGCGGTACCAGGCCAAGGCGGAGCACTACGTGTGCGCGTGCCTGGGCCGGAACGCGCAGGCCGGCGGCGAGGACGCCAACGTGGAGCGGAGCCCGGGGGGGATGCTCTACATCCGGCAGTGGAACAACATGCAGTACGTGACCAACGCGGCGTTCCTGCTCTCCACCTACGCCGACTACCTGGCCGAGGCCGGCGTGGGGACGGTGACCTGCgcgggcggcgggacggcgggcgccggcgaggtggcggcgctggCCAGGGCGCAGACGGACTACGTGCTGGGCACCAACCCCAGGGGCGTCAGCTACCTCGTGGGCTACGGCCCCAAGTACCCCGCCAGGGTGCACCACCGCGCGGCATCCATCGTGCCGTACAAGCACAGCAAGCAGTTCATCGGGTGCTCGCAGGGGTTCGACCACTGGTTCGGCCGCCGGAGCTCCAACCCCAACGTGCTCGTCGGCGCCATCGTCGGCGGGCCCGACCGGAGGGATCGGTTCAGGGACAACCGGGACAACTACATGCAGACGGAGGCGTGCACCTACAACACCGCGCCCATGGTGGGGATGTTCGCCAAGCTCAACCGGAtggcgagggaggagagggaggagagggagcAGAGAGCTGCCACCGCGAGAAGCGGCACGGCGGCCGAGGTGTAA
- the LOC543429 gene encoding dynamin-2A, with product MSSSAMDAIVELVELSESMRQAASLLADDDPSDDAAPRRPSTFLNAVALGNVGSGKSAVLNSLIGHPVLPTGENGATRAPIVVDLQRDPGLSSKSIVLQIDSKSQQVSSSALRHSLQDRLSKATGPGRSRTDEIYLKLRTSTAPPLKLIDLPGIDQRVIDDSTINEFAGHNDAILIVVIPAMQAPEVASSRALKLARDIDPEGTRTIGVLSKIDQAASDAKTVACVQAILSNKGPRTAAEIEWVALIGQSVAIASAQSGSVGSENSLETAWRAEAESLKSILTTAPQNKLGRIALVDTIAKQIRKRMKVRLPNLLSGLQGKSQVVKDELARLGESMVQSPEGTRAVALELCREFEDKFLAHVTSGEGSGWKIVASFEGKFPDRIKQLPLDRHFDLNNVKRIVLEADGYQPYLISPEKGLKSLIKGVLEMAKEPSRLCVEEVHRVLLDIVNATANGTPGLGRYPPFKREIITIASNALDTFKSDAKKMVVALVDMERAFVPPQHFIRLVQRRMERQRREEEVKTKSSKKAQDAEQAMMNKGSEQAKSSKDKSNQQDKDTKEGPNLQVAGPGGEITAGYLLKKSAKNNEWSKRWFVLNEKSGKLGYTKKQEERHFRGVIVLEECNLEEIEEEELSKTSKDSKKANGAEKGPSLVFKITNRVAYKTVLKAHSAVVLKAESMADKIEWVKKIKGIIQSKGGSVKSSNTPEGGSMRQSHSDGSLDTMARRPADPEEELRWMSQEVRGYVEAVLNSLAANVPKAIVLCQVEKAKEDMLNQLYSSISSQSNARIEELLQEDHNAKRRREKAQKQSTLLSKLTRQLSVHDNRAAVASYSDDTSGPESGPQSPSQSGEDWRSAFSAAANGSADRSSSQNESRSRSADSRGRRYENGDANGANSGSRRTPNRLPPAPPKY from the exons ATGTCGTCGTCGGCCATGGACGCCATCGTCGAGCTCGTCGAGCTCTCCGAGTCCATGCGCCAGGCCGCCTCGCTCCTCGCCGACGACGACCCCTCCGAcgacgccgccccgcgccgcccctccACCTTCCTCAACGCCGTCGCGCTCGGCAACGTC GGGTCCGGCAAGTCGGCCGTGCTCAACTCCCTCATCGGCCACCCCGTGCTG CCGACGGGGGAGAACGGGGCCACGCGGGCGCCCATAGTTGTCGACCTGCAGAGGGATCCAGGGCTCAGCAGCAAGTCCATAGTCCTGCAGATCGACAGCAAGTCGCAGCAGGTTTCTTCGA GTGCGCTCCGGCATTCGCTGCAGGATAGGCTTAGCAAGGCCACCGGACCCGGGAGGAGCAGGACTGATGAGATTTACCTCAAGCTGCGGACAAGTACAG CTCCTCCACTAAAGTTGATTGATTTACCTGGCATAGACCAACGAGTTATCGATGATTCAACA ATTAATGAGTTTGCTGGCCACAATGATGCAATATTGATTGTTGTGATACCAGCAATGCAAGCCCCTGAGGTTGCATCATCCCGGGCTCTTAAACTGGCGAGGGATATTGATCCAGAGG GAACCAGAACAATAGGTGTCTTGAGTAAAATCGATCAAGCCGCATCAGATGCAAAAACAGTTGCATGTGTTCAGGCCATTTTGTCTAATAAAGGCCCACGCACAGCAGCTGAAATTGAATGGGTTGCTTTAATAGGGCAATCTGTTGCAATTGCGTCAGCTCAATCAGGGTCAGTTGGATCTGAGAATTCACTGGAAACAGCCTGGCGAGCTGAGGCGGAAAGCCTTAAATCAATCTTAACCACTGCTCCTCAGAATAAGCTGGGAAGAATTGCTCTTGTTGATACCATTGCTAAGCAGATACGTAAGCGGATGAAAGTGCGGCTACCTAACTTGTTGTCTGG GCTTCAGGGCAAGTCTCAGGTAGTGAAAGATGAACTTGCAAGGCTTGGAGAATCGATGGTACAAAGTCCGGAAGGAACCAGGGCTGTCGCTTTGGAGCTGTGCCGAGAATTTGAAGATAAGTTTCTCGCTCATGTTACTTCTGGTGAG GGGTCTGGTTGGAAAATTGTTGCAAGTTTCGAGGGCAAGTTTCCAGATAGGATCAAACAGCTTCCGTTGGACAGGCATTTTGATCTGAACAATGTCAAAAGG ATTGTCTTGGAAGCTGATGGTTATCAACCATATTTGATATCCCCGGAGAAAGGTTTAAAATCTTTGATTAAAGGAGTGCTTGAAATGGCAAAGGAGCCATCACGACTATGTGTTGAAGAG GTACACCGTGTATTGTTGGACATAGTAAATGCCACTGCAAATGGCACGCCAGGGCTCGGAAGATATCCTCCGTTCAAACGCGAG ATCATTACAATTGCATCTAATGCGTTGGATACATTCAAAAGTGATGCGAAAAAGATGGTGGTTGCGCTCGTTGATATGGAGCGTGCCTTTGTCCCCCCACAACATTTCATCCGTTTAGTACAAAGAAG AATGGAAAGACAGCGCCGTGAGGAGGAGGTGAAAACTAAATCATCTAAGAAAGCACAAGATGCTGAGCAagccatgatgaacaag GGTTCTGAGCAAGCTAAGTCGTCAAAAGACAAATCCAATCAGCAAGATAAAGATACCAAAGAGGGACCTAATCTGCAGGTTGCTGGTCCTGGCGGTGAAATAACTGCAG GTTACCTATTGAAAAAGAGTGCAAAAAACAATGAATGGAGCAAAAGGTGGTTTGTCCTAAATGAGAAGAGTGGAAAG CTTGGCTACACCAAGAAACAAGAGGAGAGACATTTTCGAGGCGTCATTGTCTTAGAG GAATGTAACCTGGAAGAGATAGAGGAGGAAGAGCTTTCTAAAACTTCTAAGGATTCAAAGAAGGCGAATGGGGCAGAGAAAGGCCCAAGTCTCGTATTTAAGATTACTAACAGGGTTGCCTACAAAACTGTGCTGAAAG CTCATAGTGCCGTTGTATTGAAGGCTGAGAGTATGGCTGACAAGATTGAATGGGTGAAGAAGATAAAAGGTATTATTCAGAGCAAAGGTGGGTCTGTCAAGAGTTCAAATACTCCTGAGGGCGGTTCCATGAGACAAAGCCATTCAGATGGATCTCTT GATACGATGGCCCGGAGGCCTGCTGATCCTGAAGAAGAACTCCGATGGATGTCACAAGAAGTTCGTGGTTATGTCGAGGCTGTGTTGAACAGCCTGGCAGCAAATGTTCCAAAG GCTATTGTGCTTTGCCAAGTGGAGAAAGCAAAGGAAGATATGCTAAACCAGCTGTACAGCTCAATAAG TTCACAAAGCAATGCAAGGATTGAAGAACTTCTCCAAGAGGACCACAATGCTAAACGCAGACGGGAAAAGGCCCAAAAGCAATCGACTCTTCTGTCAAAACTTACTCGTCAGCTCAGTGTCCATGATAACAGAGCTGCAGTTGCATCATATTCTGATGATACTTCTGGTCCGG AGAGTGGCCCACAGAGCCCTAGCCAGTCGGGTGAGGACTGGAGGTCTGCCTTCAGTGCTGCAGCAAATGGCTCTGCCGACCGATCCAGTTCACAGAACGAGTCAAGATCGAGAAGTGCTGACAGTCGTGGTCGGCGGTATGAAAATGGGGATGCCAACGGTGCCAATTCAGGCAGCCGACGCACACCAAACCGGTTGCCACCTGCACCACCGAAATACTAA